The Salminus brasiliensis chromosome 4, fSalBra1.hap2, whole genome shotgun sequence nucleotide sequence CACAGAACAATAGAAATACTTTTggttaaatatttgtataaatatgtacatttatgcaTGCAAATTTCAtccaaaaatatttaatttcaaCTGGGAAGATATGATTTGTGTTTACTAAAAGTTATGTTTACGGTGCACAATATGAATGTATTATGATCAAAATCAAAAGGACATGCTAAACTTCACGTAAAATATCTGTGTTGAATTTTACCCTGCATGAGCTTATTCCTCACTCTCCCCTGTTTTAATGTTCAACCCCTCAGTTTATGTTCCAGATCAGTGGATGCAGCACTTGTCTGGCAACCTGTTCCACTTAAGCGATCCGGTTCTCAGCAGAGCCCACAGCACATTTAAGGCAAGAAAGGAATGATTGTATTTTCCAGAAGGCTTGGCAATATAAAAAGGTTCAATATAATGTTCGCTAACTAGTTAAAAATCATGATCATTCAAATTCTACTATCCAACTAACGCTAGCTAGCTCCCCATGCTAAAGACCAAAACGATGAACTAGTTTATACGCTGCAATTAGTTCAATACATAGTTATGTAGTCTGCCACAATGAAGGCCATTACCATCCTGCTTAATGGtcaaatccagccacagagATTTGTAAGGACAGGGTTTTGGGGTTTTGTATGAACAATGGATCATTCACCAGCATGGTATTCACGTAGGCTGGAAAAAGGGTGGTGTGCATCAGTAAGTGATTAAGTTCCAGcgaaaaaaagataaagattgATTGATGCAGATTAACATCAAACTATTTTTTGTGAGTACAAGACTGCATGCCTGAGAGTGTTTACTGAGAACTGGCTAATCTCTGTGGAGGTGGAATATGTTTGTCAGCCACAGATAGTGTAGTAATGTCAATACACACAAGCCATTATATCTACCTGACATTGTGCTACTTTCTGTGTCACTAAGACCCTTCTGCCTTCCTAGAGATTTTCCTCAGATATTTGTTACCACTGCATTAATTTATCCCCATGTGAACATGAATCTAGAACGAGACACTAGAGACACTGTACTCAGAGTGCTTCACAAATTGATGATTTTATTCAGTGTGACTTAAAGCAGGTACTTTATCAGCATTTGCGACCGCTGAACTGGAACTATTGCAGatgcttttacatttacatttacatttaaggcatttagcagacgctcttctccagagtgacttacaaaagtgctttactatttacttaagaaaaacctcagctagtttaaatagactaataattcaaagatcctctaatcttagactctactaaacacaagtcagtaaggagaccactctgctattcacccaagtgctctcagaagaggagagtcttcagtctgcatttgaggacagcgagcgttggactctgccgttcggacacccaggggaagttcgttctaccacttcggtgcaggacagaaaaaagcctggacgctcgtcttctgtggattttgagggatgacgGGTCgtgccgagccgtacttgaagctggaagggctctcggtgcagattgGCCAGAGGCCAGAGTCAcaattttgaatctgatgacctggccagcagctacaggaagccagtgaagagagaacgcagcagtgtagagacatggctgaatttaggaacattgaagacgacccgtgccgctgcattctggaaaagttgcaggggcctgatggtgcgcagagggagaccagccagaagagagtaaATCTATATAATTTCCCTCCGCTTGATCATTGGCTCATAACCCAGCGTACTTTCAACCTCAGTGCCCTCAGCTTTGTTAATGTAGGAAAATGTATATGTTCTATTGGGAAATGACAAGGGTTGGTGTTTCAAACCAGCTCAAGCTGGtagagctggttgaccagcttaactCTTAACCAACCTAGGTTATGTTATTGTTTGGGTTTAATGGTTTAGCCGGTTTACAAGCATAATCAGCCTGGCCAAGCTAGTCCATCAGTATGACAAAGCTGGTCAATCAGGAGGACTAAGCTGATCACCAAGCTGATTGACAAGTATGACCAATGTCATCAAGCTGTATGAAAACCATGACCAGGATCACCAAGCTAGTTGACCCGTATGACCAagaagaccaagctggtcgaccagcctCGCCAAGCTGATCAACCACCATGATCAGCATCACCAAACTGGTCAATCCAAACTGgtcatcaccaagctggtcgaccagcatgacctgcaAGACCaaacatgaccaaaatcaaatgcaacattaACCATGCAGGTCAagagctagtcaaccagctagAATTCCAGTATGAGGtatgtttttgcctggatgaccagcttttcagccttgaccatcaaagatcaGCTTAGACCACCTGAAACTGGCTACTAGCAAAAGCTGGTACACACATATAGTACTGACCTTACTGCTGGACACATTATTACATACAGTACTCGCCTCACTGCTGGACACACTATCACATACAGTACTCGCCTCACTGCTGGACACACTATCACATACAGTACTCACCTCACTGCTGGAGACTCTATTATATACAGTACTCACCTCACTGCTGGACACACCGTCACATACAGTACTCGCCTCACTGCTGGACACTCTATTATATACAGTACTCGCCTCACTGCTGGACACACTATCATATACAGTACTCCCCTCATTGCTGGACACACCGTCACATACAGTACTCACCTCACTGCTGGACACTCTATTATATACAGTACTCACCTCACTGCTGGACACTCTATTATATACAGTACTCACCTCACTGCTGGACACACTATCACTAACAGTACTCGCCTCACTGCTGGACACACTATTACATACAGTACTCACCTCACTGCTGGACACACCGTCACATACAGTACTCGCCTCACTGCTGGACACACCGTCACATACAGTACTCGCCTCACTGCTGGACACACCGTCACATACAGTACTCACCTCACTGGACACACTATCATTTAGAATACagttattttacagtattttgtcTTATTCTACATAACTCGCTCTATAATAGTTTGCTGGACTATTTTTGTTAATAACGCCTCCCTCTGCTGGCTGCTCTCAGGACAGACTCATAGACTCAGCTCCAGCTCACTGCCTGACTCATTAGGGACTGCTCTTTATGCCTTTTCTGAGTCATGTAAGTTATTATGCTTGGTCCTGTGTATATAGGTTTCCTGggtttgctgcttgtttgttttttgggtggTTAtgagtaaaggtgcacgtatttgtcactgtactgtacactgtgAACATACATAGTGTACACTGTGAACatagtgaacatacacacacacacactagtgcactagggtcagtgagtacacacacccagagcggtgggcagccaactctagcgcccagggagcagagagggtaaagggccttgctcaagggcccaacagtggcagcttgccgaactCAGGaattgaacctacaaccctgttatcgatagcccgacgctctaaccactgagccaccactgcccttctGTACTCTTGCCTTAATTGCCTGTGTTAACCCCTTGCTATCATCATGAGCATTGGACTGGGCAAAATATTTCAGTTTTCATTGTTCTTGTTTTCATTGATAAAGTGCTAAATCTAATTGCTCAAAGACATTTCTTGTATGTCTCCATTTTGAGCTTGTGATTTGATTGGCTGATATGCGAAGTTGGTCACATTAAAAAGAAGCTTTCCACTTATCTGcaaaatgatttattatgtGCCTTAAAGGATCAGAAGTACAATTTAGCTCACAGACGCTGGTGAACATGAAGTTACGGTAAAACCAAGAGTGTATAGAGCAATACATGATGCAAGACATCACTGCCAGTCAAACACTGATATGtgatataatgtaataatcaAATATTTCACTTGAATTCCCATTACACACTCAGCATTAAAGCATGGTTGCTTCATTGGTATTACACAAGCTTAAATGTGCTGACAGTAGAAAAATGCAGGGTTTCAGGTGAGCTGCAACAGCAAGATGGTTCCTACAGTTAACCAAAAGAAGACTGGCTGAAACAGGTGGCATTCAGCACCATTAGTGCCAGTCTGGATATTGGGACTGGTGCAGGAGCCAACATTGCCCACTGAATCCACCACCACCAGCTCCACCTGTGGGAAACAGCAAGATGCGGTGAAGAGCACTATAGTGGCGTTCACGCCTCCGTCCAGAACCGTGCTGGTGTTGAGGGAGCCGGTTCCTTGGCGCACCGACACACTTTGGATGCCTGAACCGTTTCTGTCCGTCATGTTGGCAGAGAGGTCCCACGAGGAGAGGCTGCAGTTTCCTGAGCAGTTAGCATTAACGCTAACTATCTCACACACTGGAGGAGTGATGTCCGTTACCTGAAAGGTAGAAAGACGAGCTGAGTTGCTACAAACCACAGGACTGTAATGACTTATGACTTTAGTAATTATCAGTTTAGGACATTCTTTAGAATACATTAGAATAAAAGGGTCCTCTTTATTAAGTGTCTTTAATAACTGTGTTGTtacacatgtatgtatgtaataactgtgtaactACTGTGACGTATTCACTATTACAGATGTATTACTTAGTATGGTATCAATGATGAATAAATGATGAATCGACTGAAGCTTTGATCTACATAACTACACAAAATAACTACAATTAAAATCAGCAAAACACACCAATACAATTACTCCTgtcttattacacatgtataactACATAAGAGAGAATATGCATCTACAGCTATTCcaatacatttattcatttatttatttatttatttatttatttatttatggtatttagactctcatccagagcgacttacaaggttactcatattacagaggtgggctcttattggtgtagcgcagcatagtcacccagaccgggaatcgaaccccagtctcccacatggtgtagtagctcactgaCCACACCAACCATGTAATATACTTGTGTTATTACAGTAGTCAAAACTAAAGTACTGTACTATTGTATAACCAGTAGATACATTGTTATTGTCTGATGTATTAATGTGTAACAACACAGTTATTACAGGTacttagattttattttaaagagttacCGCAAATTGTTCCAGGACACCACTAGTCGTATTCCTTAATAAGTCAAACTGGCTCCTAACTAAACCACTGAAAATGTTCATATATTGGATTGAGATAAtacactgaaataaaatatacataattaGGGATTTTAAAGAGCAAAACAGCTTTTATTTGTCCTTTAACACATAAAATAGCCTTTTAATCACCCCCTGATTATGAGTGTCCTTGATAAACTCTTAAAATATTCTTAGAATGAAAACAGGACTCCAAGCTATACTGGATTTAAGGTTTTTAAAGGTAGGTTTAAGATAAGATTGTAAGATATCTCTTACTTTACCTTTAAAAATTAGGGGGCATTTACTAGTGGTGGACAAGTGCTTTTTATGTGcttattaaatattactaaGGAATGTAACACTATGACTATGATATCAGGGGTAAATTAAGACAACAGTAATGATAGAAACCTAAGATATACTGAATATTCTAAAAGTTATTGAAACAAATGAAACTTtgtgtgtattaatatatatactaATTCATTAATACCCACAAAGTTTCATATATTACCAATGACTAAGGAATATGACACTATGACTATAATTGGAGGGGTAAATTAAGGTAATGATAAAGGTAGATTAAAGTTTTTAGGCCCTGAGGACTGATTTGAGAAGCTGTTTACTGACTTGCTCGTTTTTAAATATGAtgtgttattaaaaataatttttttgggGTAGCTTGGAGCGATCACTGTTTCTTTCACAGTACACTTAAATATTAAAGCAGaagtagacagatagatagattaccGGAGCGGCCACAGAAAGCCTCAGCACTGCGTAGTTGGAGTCCGTTCCTCCAGGAGCTTCAGCTTCAATAGTCACAGTGACATCAGTTCCTGAGGGGGTGTTTCCAGGAGCAGCCAGAGTTACTATACCATTCGCACCGCCCCCAGTCTCGAGAGTCAGGGTTGAGGGAGCATCAGTCATTAGAAAACTGCGGTCGTTACTGACTGTGATATTAAAGATTCCTCCAGAGCCGTTGGTCGCCACAGTGAAGGGCAGAGTTAATGTTCTTCCTGGTTCCAGGGTTTCATCAGCTTGAGCCTGAGGGTGAAGACCATGACAGAGGCTCATATTAGTCAGACAGATGACTGCTGTGGTGCTATGTTAGATTTTTCTAGTTATTTTCATGTCAGAGTATTGCAACTGGTGCTTCATCTGTAGAGAGCTGTATTGTGTAAAGTACTCAGAGTACTCAGATCCAGGTTTTTATTCTTCTGGGTGAAGACGTTTGGGATATCTTTGGACTGTGTAAACTTACAGTGACTGTCACACTTGATGATCTGAGTTGAGTCGAGGACTGTCTCTGAAAAAGGCCGTCTGAAGCTCTGGAGGAACTGTTCACTCCAGTCACACGAACAACGGACTCTCCTGCTGGCATCATGTTGATGGTCACCATGAATTGGTCACTAGCAATCTCCTCCAGAGTCCCATTAAAGGAGTTAGATGTTGAAGTTTCAACCAGTGCTACCTCTGTAGGCCTCACACTGTCCCCACCAACCATGGTGACCAGTAGAGTGGCATTGCTGTCTGAACGGAGGACAGGATGAATATTAGAGACACAGGGATAGGTTTAAATCACACTCTGCTGAAAATCATGGAAGTTACTTACTAGCTTTCGGCCTGCTGTTTAACACAGCATAGCTCGGATGAGGCCCTTCAGACAGCTCAATAAAGTCAAACAGGAAGTCAATCCCACTTTGACCTGGACAGTGAGAAAGACGAGCAGTGAATCTCATGAAAACatgaatctccaaaatggtgattttacaggagaaagaatgtcctgaactttaaatggaagtcaatgtaagagtttaatttaagtaatttagagcatttctattggtccattcatccagaattatttacacagtgtacagagcagctactgggttcaaaccatgacccaaaactaaaaacagacaaacaagatTTCACAGGCCAGcctttatatatacatatatttacagctCCAGAAAGAATTAGACCACCCAACATGATCAGTTTCTGTGGTTTTACTATTTAACGGCAGTGTGTTTTAAgaaaattaacatttgcgttgtatttcataaaccatggacattTCCCAAATTCCAAAATAAAagtttgctatttagagcatttatttatttacagaaatgactgatcaaaaacaactgctcaaataatgcaaagaaatgattataataattaattataatgtaaagaagttattattgaaatgtaaacactgtactaatatctgaactttgagagcattcagaaatcactatggtgaaataaccttgactgccaataaCAGCTCTCACGTCTTGGCAgactctccactagtctttcacactgcTGCTGGGACTTTATGttattcatagtctgcaaaaaAACCTTAGCTTTGTTTgctgaaatgcctggaatacaaTGGCTGCCTTACacatagagatgcaaatttaagaaagaaaaaatcaagtggtctttttatttttttcatatatatatatgttgatcGCTGTACTTTAATGaagaaaaatgtttgttttaccGAAGACTTTGACGGTGTAGGGCTGTGCTGAGCTAATGCTGATAAACCACAGTCCCGTCTGGTCAGAGATATGTGGACGCACTGTTTGGAAGTTACCAACCACCTTAATAAGCCCCAAAGCTCCATTTGGATCAGCACTGTTCTGTGAGACTCCTAAAAATTAGATGAgatgataaataaaaaatatatagatgaAATTTAATATTGCAGAATCATGTAATATTTTATCCATTACATGATTCTTGCCTGATTTCATATTCTGCTCAGACCAGTGATGTGAAAGggattatcattattattattatcatcacacTTTTCGGAGTTCCTAAACTTCAGATGAGGTTCATAACATTGACATTATCATGCATGTGTTGTGTGCAGTTTTATGCAGTGTCATGGTATCTGTACCAGTAATTGTCATAACAGATATTCAAATGTTTGATGTCTCGACTTTGCCTTTCTTGCCAGCATACAAGCAATGTCTGTACTATTATCTCATGAATTAAGTGCAATTTTAACTTTTTGTGCAGATGTCTTCCATTTAATTCCATTTAAatccatttaatttaattaaatttggcCACCTTTCACATATAACTGTATATCTGTATGTGTTTGAACAATATACCAGTCGTACAGTGAGTGAAAACTACAGCCAGGCTAATGCACAGCTTCCACAGGACAGGCTGTACATTCAGAGATGTTATTTTGAATGTATACAAAAAAGGCTAAGCAGTTgtggcttagtggttagagcaccaggctcttgatgacagggctgtgggtttgaCACCAGTGTTCAGCAAGATGCCACTGTCGTGGCCTTTAGCAGAGTCCTTAACCCTCTTTGCACCCCGGGTGCtgcagtgatggctgcccaccgctttggtgtatgtgtgtattcacCTCACTGATGGGTTAAAGGTCAAATTGTGGTAAATGTGGTTGTCTTTGTACCCCACTCTACCCTACATGTTAAGCTCACAATGCAGTCACCTGAAGGACTAGTGATGGTGTAATCTGGAGAGTTTCCTGTGATATAAATTGTCAGGTTTTGCAAAGACGAGTCCACATAGAAAGAGAAGGTTTCTGCTTTTCCTGGGTTTCTTACAGCCTGGAAAACAGTGACCTGAGCAGAGAGAAATGTTGATGTCACTCATTAGACATTAATAATGCTGAAATAAATGTGTAGAATGAAATAGTTAATGTGTAGAAAAACTCTAATGTTAGTTAGCCAGTCTAGTCTGTTTGTCTATTCCTTTAATTACCAAAGAAGAGCTGGAGGCATCCAGTATGATGCTGGTGGCCTGGGGCAGCATTGCTTTGGTGACCTCAATGGCTTGGCCACCAGAAGCCTGAGCCAGTTCCTGGTAGATCTCATTTGGGTTGGAGAGTTGACTGGAGACTTGTGTCTCACTATGTCTCCGGCGACGCCGAGCACCGAGACTATTGGTCAGCATGAAGTTCACCTTCACACCAGCAGAGAAGGGAGGTTtaataaatgacttttttaaagacattttatcatCATGACAAAAGCCTGTGTACTCACTGAACACTTCGTCCTCTCAATCAGGGCCAGGATAGTGCTCTTCAGCCACTTGTCCTTTGCTTCAGCATCCGTGAAAACAAAAATCTCCGTCTGTGATGGTGAGCCAGTAAGGGCCAGCTGGAATGCAACATAGGAAATATTCAGATATTCACCTTGTGTATATtaacaatttatttaattgagaAATATGTTAATGTTCATTATATAGGAAATCCGAACTAAGCTGCTGTTAACGTAACTGCAAAAATGCAGATCCAGAACATATAATTGAAATTGTACCAAACCCTGCTGTAAATAACTCAATCATACCTGAAGGCCTGAGAGAATCATCTCTGGAACATCTCCTCCACCCTGAGCTTTCAGAGCATTAATTTCACCTTTAAACACACCAGTGTTCGTCGTTCTTATCAGTGGTCCATAGCCTGGGGGAGTGTGTAAGGCAATGTCAAATATATGTGGATTATTTTTTGACAGTCTTACAGTGTTTTTTCTTTGGCTGATAAGAGGCCATGGCTAGACAGCTGGTGAATCCCTGCACTTCCACAAAAGCAGTATGCATCTACTGCATTGCTTTAACCcattaacactccaaggctcaTAACACAGTAAGGCGtagtattcagtaactacagggatgtcTGTACATACTGGTGGGGATATTCTTTGAtagtagaagtttgtaataacactttcggcccaccagAAGTCCGTTTGCAaaaacggaccagcccctccgtacttgatggcaatggtcgaaagccgatccgcaccaagagccattccagcttcaagtacggctcggctcgacccgccatccctcaaaatctacggccagacaagcgtccaggcttttttctgtcctgcaccgaagtggtggaacataacttcccctgggtgtctgaacagccgagtccaacgctcgctgtcttcaaacccagactgaagaccctcctcttctgagaggacttgggtgaatagcagagtttagtagagtctaagattagaggatctttgaatttttagtctatttaaactagctgaggttttcttgggtaaatagtaaagcacttttgtgagtcgctctggataagagcgtctgctaaatgccttaaatgtaaatgtaaaggtcaAAAGCCTAGGCTAATGTTGTTTTATGCATGTGTGTCTTACCAGGATCATTAAACGGCACCAGGATGTATTCTAAGTGTTGCTTTGCAGAGCGCTTCCTACTGTTGATGATGAAGGAAGTAACTCTACTGATCTCAGCTATTTCATTAGACATGCTGCCGGTCGTGTCCACAACgaaacacagcactgcagtCTGGGTGAATCCCATCAGTCTGAAGGGCAAGCATTAGGAAAGGTGAATAATTCAAACAGGTTTTTGCAACGTCAATCTGTGCCAATGACAGTTTAACAGCGACctgtttttctgtggttgtGAAACACAGCCCCTCTTCATGTGTCATGAGAAGCAGGTGAAGGCCTTGCTTGTGAAATGTTTCCAGGAAATTCTAAAAATAACCTAGTGTGATTGTGTATTACTGTGTCCTCAGAAGTCCAGAAAAATTCCCAAACCAACTAGAGGAGTATCAGTGACTCTGTGACACATCAGCAAAGCAGATCATTTAGCCATGTCATTTGGAGGCTGGAAGACCTTCTTCCATGCTGAGAACTGTCAAAAACGTCAAATCTGACTCCTTAAAGCTTTTCTGAGGATACTGAGCTGATGTTTTGGGCTCCTTTACAGCTGGAAATAATGTGTAAATGTTCCATTGAGGATGAGAGGTGGacgcaaaagcaggataatgtttattaatgttaaGACAAAGTGAACTAAATACTAAACTATGAAAATAATCAAGTAACATAAACTCCAGGAGTAACAAAGAAATATAAGCAGGCATGAGGAGAGTAAAGGTCCAAATGCACAGGAAGTATGGATGAGAGCAACATATCGGGGTACTTTGCCCTTGTGTAATGCCCCGCCCCTCTAATTTTACTAttaaattactaattaaatttCCATGCCTTTCACAATTTAGTTGCATATAATAAGGATTCCACGCTGATCTATAGCTGTAAGGGCCGGCCAGGCGAACAATTATATCAGTCATAGCGGCACAACAATTAAACATCGATAAGTTGACCTGTGATTAAGTGTTTGCAACAGAAGTACATGTATTAACTGGTCCCTCTGTGTACCTTTAGAGATGACCACTTTGCGGATGGCCTGAGGCCACAGATCTCTCCCTTTGCTGTCTTTTGAGGAAGTGAGGAAAATTGtgggtttgttttattttcagatgAACAAAATGCCACGCAGAAGCTTTTAGACATGGTGACACTATTATTTCCAACTATAATAGTTGGACTAGGACTATGACTGGGTTTGATTTTTCCCGAAAGAGAGTGTCATCGTTATGCTAGGGG carries:
- the LOC140554326 gene encoding von Willebrand factor A domain-containing protein 7-like yields the protein MTAGLLIRTSSLFFLVFLIHRQTLAFLPRSFGFSSSKTHKIITHDAILETTAEVCRAQALREGRDFVLPSKLTVESLTAACSSPDSAKGFQKSINKIVGSNAWVDFRHFFKPENHFTDEAFFSGRDLITTGVRIAKNSIKQQSYEAAREKLGEVLHALQDFYSHSNWIEMGNRRPYSNLIKPSSPLDNIADPSTPTCRSCKGNDCSGNLLEEIMTQKKLTSGYFSLTFTKPKGKCSHGGYFDFSSYIEPKGGINKDTESSNHGDKHEDAAKVATAASRELLEDIRAAVGDTEFLRLMGFTQTAVLCFVVDTTGSMSNEIAEISRVTSFIINSRKRSAKQHLEYILVPFNDPGYGPLIRTTNTGVFKGEINALKAQGGGDVPEMILSGLQLALTGSPSQTEIFVFTDAEAKDKWLKSTILALIERTKCSVNFMLTNSLGARRRRRHSETQVSSQLSNPNEIYQELAQASGGQAIEVTKAMLPQATSIILDASSSSLVTVFQAVRNPGKAETFSFYVDSSLQNLTIYITGNSPDYTITSPSGVSQNSADPNGALGLIKVVGNFQTVRPHISDQTGLWFISISSAQPYTVKVFGQSGIDFLFDFIELSEGPHPSYAVLNSRPKANSNATLLVTMVGGDSVRPTEVALVETSTSNSFNGTLEEIASDQFMVTINMMPAGESVVRVTGVNSSSRASDGLFQRQSSTQLRSSSVTVTAQADETLEPGRTLTLPFTVATNGSGGIFNITVSNDRSFLMTDAPSTLTLETGGGANGIVTLAAPGNTPSGTDVTVTIEAEAPGGTDSNYAVLRLSVAAPVTDITPPVCEIVSVNANCSGNCSLSSWDLSANMTDRNGSGIQSVSVRQGTGSLNTSTVLDGGVNATIVLFTASCCFPQVELVVVDSVGNVGSCTSPNIQTGTNGAECHLFQPVFFWLTVGTILLLQLT